In the Rhizobium glycinendophyticum genome, GTCATAGCCGACCGGACCGTCGAGATCCTCATCGCGGGCATCGTTTGACGCCTTCGCCGTTGCGTCGCGCGCCTCTGTGACGGCGCGGGAGTAGAATTGACCGGCGCCGTGCGCCGATCCGACGAAGGCCCCGACGATACGCTGCAGGTGGATTTGAATGGCTCTCTCGCCCAAACCTTCGGAGAGGCTGTCGGCGGTCTCATTGATCAGCCGCTCATGCAGGCTGCGGATGCCGTCGCTGTCGACGACGGTGGTGCCGAAGCTTTCGGCGATCTTGAGCGCTTGGGCGGCATCCGGGCACGAGAGGCGGACCATTTCTAGGGTCGCGCCTTTGCGGAGCTGCGAGACCCGTGCGTTGGAGCGGTTGGTGGTTGCGGGCTTGGCCATATCTGTTCCTTCCGTGGCTGCCGAAGCGGTTCCGGCCCGTGCCGGTCTGCCCTTCGATGCGGACGACCAGGAACCGGCAAAGGACGGGCGGCTTCACAGGTCCGATCCGGCTGAGCCAGCAGGACAGGTTTGCGGGCCAGCAGGTTTTGACCTGCTTGGGACCGCGAGCCTGCCCTCGCGCAGTGAAGTTGGATCGGCCGCCACGCGGCGCGAGAGCGGCCTTGAAACGACCGGCCGCCGGTTCAGACCGCAGCGAACAAGAAGGGCAGTCCGGCACGGGTCCGATATCAGGTACACGCGATCGGAGGGCGATATGGCCAAGCCCGCGACGCTTGCAGACTCTGAGCCGCATCGTGGTGCAAAGCCACCCCGCAGCCCATTCCTGCGGTCCGTCTATCCCGCGATGGGCAAACCAGGCGCATCATCGCGACGCTTGCATTCGTCGATGATCTGCTCTTGAAGACGCAGCCCGCACGTGAGCGCGTCGAGTTCGCGCCACCGTTCGAAAGTCAGGCGGTCGGCAAGCTCCTGTTGAGAAAGGAGGTGACCGGACCGACGTCGCGCCCGGCTTCGGACCTTCGCCGTAATCGCCTGCCGTCCGGCGCGCGCCGCAATCTGCCGTGTCAGACAGTCAAGATGCCGCTGGGTTTCGCGCCGGGGGCCGATCGCCTTCGCCAGAGGTTTTGAAACGAGGACGTCGATCATATCCCACTCCCTCGGCCTCGCCAGCCGACGAAGGAGGAGGGGCCATGATATTCGGCATGCCGACCGGTATCGATGACGAAGCCGAACCGGCTACGCTGTGCATACTCGTCGCTCGGCAACAGGAAGCGACGCTCATCGTTGTCGGACTTTCGGCACCCCCCGACGACCGCCACGACCTCTGTCATGCCGGGGTTCTGATCGGAGAAGATTGCCGATGTGACGATGTAGTCCTTCGCATGACGTTGATCGAACGCCCGTTGATCCTTTGTCCAGCTTTCGCCCTCGGCCAGCTCGCAGCCGCGGATTGCCTCCCAGGCATCCGGCCAGGTGTTGCGGATGGTCCTTTCGGCCATAGACCGCTCATAGCGGGTGAACAGATCCGGAAAGCTGAGCGCCACAATCGCCCATTCGCTATCCTCTTCGTACCATGGGGTGTCCTTCCGCAGCAGCGGATGGACTTTGCCGCTGCGATCGGCAGAGAGATGAAACCCACCGTGTCCCGCCGTGCTATGGGCGATGACACCATCCGCATAGATGACCGCCATCTGCGATGCGCCCCAGGGCGTGCTCGCCGACATGCGGGTTCGTATGCGGTTGAGCTTCGCCAGATCACGCTTATGTCCGGCAGTCTCGGCAACACGCGCCCGGAATTCGGCCTCATCCGCCACCCGGCCATCATGTCCGATGAAGTCAGCGCGGGTCAGCTCGGAAAGCGGCCGGCGCACCGAGACTGCGCTCGCAAGGAACGCAAAGCCGCTCGGCGCCGTGACCATGGCAAGGACAAGGTCATCGATGCGGGCGACGGGCAAGCCGTCCGCGCTGGTGGCAAACTCCACCCCCGAGAGATCGGGGGTGGCTGCTGCCCTGTTCGACTGGAGGGCGGCGGTCATGCTGCCGCCCTCTGATCGAAATCCTGATCATGCTCGCCCTCGGAGCCGACATCGACGTCCTGCGGATCGTCGTGATCCCGTTTTTCGCCGGCGTGGACTTCCTGCTGCTCACCGAGGTCTTCACCATGACCGTCATCATCCTCGTGCCCGCCCGAGCCGATGACATCAGTGGCGGCACCTGCGCGGATCCAGTCGAGCAGTTCGTCGGCCGGTGGCGCGAAGCGGCCGGCGGGATGGACGAAATGCTCGTTTGCGAAATGCTCGACCAACGCCGCACGGGTTTCTCGGACCTTCGACCGTGGCTGCACGGATGCCTCACCGCACG is a window encoding:
- a CDS encoding DUF7007 domain-containing protein, which gives rise to MTAALQSNRAAATPDLSGVEFATSADGLPVARIDDLVLAMVTAPSGFAFLASAVSVRRPLSELTRADFIGHDGRVADEAEFRARVAETAGHKRDLAKLNRIRTRMSASTPWGASQMAVIYADGVIAHSTAGHGGFHLSADRSGKVHPLLRKDTPWYEEDSEWAIVALSFPDLFTRYERSMAERTIRNTWPDAWEAIRGCELAEGESWTKDQRAFDQRHAKDYIVTSAIFSDQNPGMTEVVAVVGGCRKSDNDERRFLLPSDEYAQRSRFGFVIDTGRHAEYHGPSSFVGWRGRGSGI